In a single window of the Anaerocolumna cellulosilytica genome:
- the eutC gene encoding ethanolamine ammonia-lyase subunit EutC has translation MNENDLRKIIEQVLEEMNGQGKEPGAVIEEVKKTVAQTVVEEGFIPDITEVDIRKQYLVEAPVNGEAYYELKQNAPCRLGIGRAGARYKTDPLLQFRAAHSAAQDAVFSDVDQDFIDNMGLFTVQSQCDSKDVYLTRPDLGRKLTEDGAKVVAEKCKKNPTVQIYVSDGLSSAAVAANVGDILPGILQGLKSYGIETGTPFFVKYGRVGVMDQVSEITGAEVTCVLIGERPGLITAESMSAYIAYKATVGMPEARRTVISNIHRAGTIPAEAGAHIAEVIKIMLDKKVSGTELKL, from the coding sequence ATGAATGAGAATGACTTAAGAAAAATCATTGAGCAGGTTCTGGAAGAAATGAATGGCCAGGGCAAAGAGCCGGGAGCAGTTATTGAAGAAGTGAAAAAGACAGTAGCACAAACGGTAGTAGAGGAGGGCTTCATACCAGATATTACTGAGGTGGATATAAGAAAGCAATATCTAGTAGAGGCACCTGTGAATGGAGAAGCGTATTATGAGTTAAAGCAAAATGCACCATGCCGCTTAGGAATTGGACGAGCAGGAGCTAGATATAAAACAGATCCGCTGCTTCAGTTCCGTGCTGCCCACTCCGCAGCACAGGATGCAGTGTTTTCTGACGTTGACCAGGATTTTATTGATAATATGGGGCTATTCACTGTACAGAGTCAGTGTGACAGTAAGGATGTATATTTAACCAGACCGGACCTTGGCAGAAAATTGACAGAGGATGGTGCTAAAGTTGTAGCTGAAAAATGCAAAAAGAACCCTACCGTACAAATTTATGTGTCGGATGGTTTAAGTTCTGCGGCAGTTGCAGCAAATGTAGGCGATATTCTCCCAGGTATTTTGCAGGGGCTAAAGAGTTATGGAATAGAAACAGGAACTCCCTTTTTTGTAAAATACGGAAGGGTAGGTGTTATGGATCAGGTTTCAGAAATAACAGGAGCCGAAGTTACTTGTGTTTTAATTGGAGAAAGGCCAGGTCTTATTACGGCAGAGTCCATGTCCGCATATATAGCATACAAAGCCACTGTGGGTATGCCGGAAGCTAGAAGAACGGTTATATCTAATATTCACAGAGCAGGAACCATTCCTGCAGAGGCAGGTGCACATATCGCAGAAGTAATTAAAATCATGCTGGATAAAAAAGTAAGCGGTACGGAATTAAAGCTATAG
- the eutA gene encoding ethanolamine ammonia-lyase reactivating factor EutA translates to MQEIIFSVGIDIGTSTTQLIFSRLTIENLASSYTVPRISIVKKEVVYRSKIYFTPLKSLTEIDAPEIEKIVRQEYQDAGMTPEMLKTGAVIITGETARKQNANQVLERLSSLAGDFVVATAGPDLESVLSAKGAGADKLSEENRSIVVNLDIGGGTSNLALFEKGRLKGTSCLDIGGRLIKVADGRVTYIYKKVKELAKKHNILIEEGEEAQIEKLKKICNLMADQLAQAVGLMEKDDFHQEMYTNKGRALTTEFTIDGFTFSGGVADYIYNMAKDDWFCYGDIGLLLGNAIQENVYFNKKDRFAAVETIRATVVGAGTHTTEVSGSTITYKREKLPIKNMPVLKVPEETEEREDLTELKDSIKNKIPLFYGDGKPEQLVIALSGKYHTSFVKVQALAAAVIEGGKDIIISDHPLVIVVENDIGKVLGNALNVMLMGRKDVICIDGIHAGDGDYLDIGEPIAGGRVVPVVTKTLIFNS, encoded by the coding sequence ATGCAGGAAATAATCTTTAGTGTAGGTATTGATATTGGTACCTCTACTACCCAGTTGATATTCAGCCGACTTACGATTGAAAACCTTGCCAGCAGTTACACAGTCCCCAGAATTTCTATTGTGAAAAAAGAAGTGGTGTATCGAAGTAAAATATATTTTACACCGTTAAAATCTTTGACAGAGATTGATGCACCTGAGATTGAAAAGATAGTCAGACAAGAATATCAGGATGCGGGTATGACACCGGAAATGTTAAAGACGGGAGCAGTAATTATAACCGGTGAAACAGCCAGAAAGCAAAATGCAAATCAGGTATTAGAAAGACTGAGTAGCTTGGCAGGGGATTTTGTTGTTGCCACAGCTGGTCCGGATTTAGAGTCTGTGTTGTCTGCCAAGGGGGCTGGAGCGGACAAATTGTCTGAAGAGAACAGAAGTATTGTGGTAAATCTGGATATCGGAGGCGGTACCAGTAACTTAGCCCTCTTCGAGAAAGGAAGATTAAAAGGAACCTCCTGCTTAGATATTGGAGGCAGATTGATAAAAGTGGCAGATGGGCGTGTTACTTATATTTATAAAAAAGTAAAAGAACTCGCAAAAAAGCATAATATTCTGATTGAGGAAGGAGAAGAAGCACAGATAGAAAAGCTTAAAAAAATCTGCAACCTTATGGCAGACCAGCTTGCACAGGCAGTAGGCTTAATGGAAAAGGATGACTTTCATCAGGAAATGTATACCAACAAAGGTAGAGCCCTTACAACAGAGTTTACCATAGATGGCTTTACCTTCTCGGGAGGAGTAGCTGACTACATATATAATATGGCAAAAGACGATTGGTTTTGCTATGGGGATATTGGACTTCTTTTAGGGAATGCAATACAGGAGAATGTGTACTTTAATAAAAAAGACAGATTTGCGGCTGTTGAAACAATAAGAGCTACAGTGGTTGGGGCAGGCACACATACTACAGAAGTCAGTGGAAGTACCATTACTTATAAAAGAGAAAAGCTGCCTATAAAAAACATGCCTGTGTTAAAAGTGCCGGAAGAGACAGAAGAAAGGGAAGACCTGACAGAATTAAAGGACTCTATAAAAAATAAGATTCCGTTATTTTATGGAGATGGGAAACCTGAGCAGCTAGTCATTGCCTTATCTGGTAAATATCATACTAGTTTTGTTAAAGTTCAGGCATTGGCAGCCGCTGTTATAGAAGGAGGAAAGGATATAATTATTTCCGACCATCCGCTGGTTATTGTTGTTGAGAATGACATAGGTAAAGTTCTTGGCAATGCATTAAACGTAATGCTTATGGGCAGAAAGGATGTGATATGCATAGATGGAATCCATGCCGGCGACGGTGATTACCTTGACATTGGAGAGCCTATAGCGGGCGGGCGCGTGGTACCGGTGGTAACAAAGACGCTAATATTTAATTCATAA
- a CDS encoding acetaldehyde dehydrogenase (acetylating), with translation MQLYDKDLLSVQEVRDLVEKAKLAQEELSQLSQEGVDRIVKSIADAGIRNARRLAELANKETGFGIVEDKIVKNVFASKGVYEHIKDMKTIGEVDKDEEKKIRSIAVPVGVIAGIVPSTNPTSTVLYKAEIAIKAGNAIIFSPHPSALKCILETVKVIRQAIAEVGGNENLVGCITIPTMQATDNLMKHPDISLILATGGSAMVRAAYSSGTPAIGVGPGNGPSYIEKTADLKLAVKRIMDSKTFDNGTICASEQSVVCDNAMAEEVQKEMERQGAYFLSPEEKIQLGRFILRANGTMNPVIVGKSVQTIAELSGLSIPKDRKVIVAKEDGIGMGHPYSNEKLAPILAFYTEDNYEKVCELVQKILHYEGAGHTFSMHTQDESIVEYFAKRIPASRILINTPSALGGIGGSTGLMPSLTLGCGAIGGSATSENVGPMHLLNLKYVAYGLREMEQIRGDVPVKTECTSGIIDLKDIPVDEIVKKIIERLQSA, from the coding sequence ATGCAATTATATGATAAAGATCTGCTGTCAGTACAGGAGGTCCGGGACTTAGTAGAGAAAGCAAAGCTTGCCCAGGAGGAACTGAGTCAGTTAAGCCAGGAGGGGGTTGACAGAATTGTTAAGTCAATCGCTGATGCAGGAATTCGCAACGCAAGACGTCTTGCAGAACTTGCTAATAAGGAAACGGGCTTTGGTATTGTAGAAGATAAAATAGTTAAAAACGTATTTGCAAGCAAAGGAGTCTATGAGCATATAAAAGATATGAAAACTATTGGCGAGGTGGACAAGGATGAAGAAAAGAAAATCCGTTCCATTGCAGTTCCGGTAGGAGTAATTGCCGGGATAGTTCCTTCCACCAATCCGACCTCTACGGTTTTATATAAAGCAGAGATTGCGATAAAAGCCGGTAATGCAATTATATTCTCACCACATCCTAGTGCACTTAAATGTATCCTTGAGACAGTAAAGGTTATACGTCAGGCCATTGCTGAAGTGGGAGGAAATGAAAATCTCGTTGGTTGTATTACAATCCCCACTATGCAGGCAACGGATAATCTAATGAAACATCCGGATATATCATTAATCCTAGCTACCGGAGGTTCTGCCATGGTGCGGGCTGCTTACTCTTCCGGTACCCCGGCTATTGGTGTAGGTCCCGGAAATGGACCTTCCTATATAGAAAAAACCGCAGACTTAAAGCTGGCGGTAAAACGTATTATGGATTCCAAAACCTTTGATAACGGTACTATTTGTGCCTCTGAGCAATCAGTAGTATGTGATAACGCTATGGCAGAGGAAGTACAAAAGGAAATGGAAAGACAGGGAGCATACTTCTTGTCACCGGAAGAAAAAATACAGCTTGGTCGATTCATTCTCCGTGCTAATGGAACCATGAATCCGGTTATCGTAGGTAAGAGTGTACAGACCATTGCTGAACTTTCCGGTTTAAGCATCCCAAAAGACAGAAAAGTTATTGTGGCAAAAGAAGACGGTATCGGTATGGGACATCCCTATTCCAATGAAAAGCTTGCGCCAATTCTAGCTTTTTATACAGAAGATAATTATGAAAAAGTATGTGAATTAGTACAAAAGATTCTGCATTATGAAGGAGCGGGGCACACCTTTAGTATGCATACACAGGATGAGAGTATTGTAGAATACTTTGCAAAGCGAATTCCCGCGTCACGTATTTTGATAAATACTCCTAGTGCATTGGGCGGGATTGGCGGTTCTACCGGACTTATGCCCTCACTCACCCTTGGCTGCGGTGCGATCGGCGGAAGTGCAACTTCGGAAAACGTAGGACCGATGCACCTGCTAAACTTAAAATATGTAGCATACGGACTTAGGGAAATGGAACAAATCCGTGGTGATGTACCGGTAAAGACGGAGTGTACTTCCGGAATAATTGATTTAAAAGATATACCAGTAGATGAGATTGTTAAAAAAATAATAGAGCGGTTACAGTCCGCATAA
- a CDS encoding ethanolamine ammonia-lyase subunit EutB has protein sequence MILKTKLFGHTYEFKSLREVMAKANEEKSGDKLAGIAAESAEERVAAKVVLSHITLEDLRNNPAVPYEEDEVTRIIQDDVNETIYSEIKSWTVAQFREWILDSKTDGVMIRRISRGITSEMVAAVCKVMSNMDLIYGASKIRVTAHCNTTIGLPGTFSARLQPNHTTDNPKGIIASTMEGFSLGVGDAVLGLNPVDDSVESVARILKSFDEFKNKWEIPTQVCVLAHVTTQTEAADKFNAPIDLMFQSIAGSQKGNEAFGLTAKMLEEGQKMMLSKGTSTGPNVMYFETGQGSELSSEAHHGWDQVTMEARCYGFAKRYQPFLVNTVVGFIGPEYLYDSKQVIRAGLEDHFMGKLTGLPMGCDACYTNHMKADQNDIENLAMLLASAGCNYIMGVPQGDDCMLMYQCTGYHETAAIREILGLRPIKEFEQWMEKMGFMENGKLTKLAGDASVFMSK, from the coding sequence TTGATTCTCAAAACAAAATTATTCGGACATACCTATGAGTTCAAATCTCTGCGAGAGGTCATGGCAAAAGCAAATGAAGAAAAATCTGGTGATAAACTGGCAGGAATCGCGGCAGAATCTGCAGAGGAAAGGGTAGCAGCAAAAGTAGTACTTTCTCATATTACACTTGAGGATTTAAGAAACAATCCTGCAGTACCTTATGAGGAAGATGAAGTAACAAGAATTATACAAGATGATGTAAATGAGACGATTTATAGTGAAATAAAAAGCTGGACAGTAGCACAGTTTCGCGAATGGATATTAGATTCAAAGACAGACGGCGTAATGATACGCCGTATATCCAGAGGAATTACCAGTGAAATGGTTGCAGCAGTCTGCAAAGTAATGAGCAATATGGACTTAATCTACGGAGCAAGTAAGATAAGGGTAACAGCTCATTGTAATACAACTATTGGTCTTCCGGGAACCTTTTCCGCTAGATTACAGCCAAACCACACGACAGATAATCCAAAGGGAATTATTGCTTCTACTATGGAAGGCTTTAGCTTAGGGGTAGGTGATGCTGTACTGGGTCTAAATCCGGTTGACGATTCCGTAGAAAGCGTAGCTAGAATCTTAAAGAGCTTTGATGAATTTAAGAATAAATGGGAAATACCGACACAGGTTTGTGTTCTTGCACATGTTACAACACAGACAGAAGCTGCAGATAAATTCAATGCACCTATTGATTTAATGTTTCAATCAATTGCCGGCTCACAAAAAGGTAATGAAGCTTTCGGACTAACTGCTAAAATGTTAGAAGAAGGACAGAAGATGATGTTAAGTAAGGGTACCAGTACCGGACCGAATGTAATGTATTTTGAAACAGGACAAGGCTCTGAGCTTTCTTCAGAAGCTCATCATGGATGGGACCAGGTTACTATGGAAGCCAGATGCTATGGTTTTGCTAAACGTTATCAGCCATTTCTGGTTAATACCGTAGTGGGATTCATAGGGCCGGAATATCTGTATGATTCAAAACAGGTAATCCGCGCAGGCTTAGAAGATCATTTTATGGGTAAATTAACTGGATTGCCTATGGGGTGTGATGCATGCTATACCAACCATATGAAAGCAGATCAGAATGATATCGAGAATTTGGCAATGCTGTTAGCAAGTGCAGGATGTAACTATATTATGGGTGTACCGCAGGGTGATGACTGTATGCTTATGTATCAGTGTACTGGATACCACGAAACAGCTGCGATTCGTGAAATCCTTGGACTTCGACCTATCAAAGAGTTTGAACAATGGATGGAAAAAATGGGATTTATGGAAAATGGTAAATTAACAAAACTTGCCGGAGACGCATCCGTGTTCATGAGCAAATAG
- a CDS encoding BMC domain-containing protein, which produces MKALGMIEVYGYLTAVAALDSALKAADVHLLDLTLVKGGYVTVLITGDVGAVKAAIDASSSYAKNLGTVLSVHVIPRPEDSVEEMLRQVKGGKEKEELGTLEVKNDQKRNSETENSRLQTEYAKEVLEGMTVESLRNLARKLGITNLTRKEIKYANKKQLIESIRSFLEQER; this is translated from the coding sequence ATGAAAGCTTTAGGTATGATTGAGGTTTATGGATACTTAACAGCGGTAGCAGCGTTAGACAGCGCTCTAAAAGCAGCGGATGTGCATTTATTAGATTTGACACTGGTAAAAGGCGGTTATGTGACGGTTCTTATAACTGGTGATGTAGGTGCTGTTAAGGCTGCAATCGACGCTTCCTCTTCCTATGCAAAAAACCTTGGAACGGTACTTTCTGTTCATGTCATACCAAGACCGGAGGACTCTGTTGAAGAAATGCTACGGCAGGTAAAAGGCGGCAAAGAAAAGGAAGAGCTAGGGACATTAGAAGTAAAAAATGACCAAAAAAGAAATTCAGAGACGGAAAATAGCCGGTTACAAACGGAATACGCTAAAGAGGTTTTAGAGGGTATGACCGTAGAAAGCTTAAGAAATCTTGCACGTAAACTTGGCATTACCAATCTGACACGAAAGGAAATCAAGTATGCAAATAAAAAGCAATTGATTGAGTCCATTCGCAGTTTCTTAGAACAGGAGAGATAA
- a CDS encoding BMC domain-containing protein — MAMQQALGMIETKGLVASIEAADAMVKAANVTLIGKVHVGGGLVTVMVRGDVGAVKASVDAGAAAAERVGEVVSLHVIPRPHEEVQTILPKIGE; from the coding sequence ATGGCAATGCAACAAGCGTTAGGAATGATTGAAACTAAAGGGTTAGTAGCTTCTATTGAAGCAGCAGATGCAATGGTGAAGGCAGCAAATGTAACTTTAATTGGTAAGGTTCATGTTGGTGGTGGACTTGTTACCGTTATGGTACGCGGTGATGTAGGTGCAGTAAAGGCATCCGTTGATGCAGGTGCGGCAGCAGCAGAGCGTGTAGGAGAAGTAGTTTCACTTCATGTTATTCCAAGACCTCACGAGGAAGTACAGACTATTCTGCCAAAAATCGGGGAATAG
- the pduL gene encoding phosphate propanoyltransferase, whose translation MEGIIKAVMEAIKGAGLVEVEVSARHIHLSEEDLEFLFGKGASLTPKRELSQIGQFLAEERVNLIGPKGRKNRIAILGPVRKDTQVELSKSDCVDLGVKAPVRESGDVEGSGVISIEGPCGILDIKQGVIVAHRHIHVPKDVAKKLGLKDKDRRNVQIYSDRPVIFNDVIIRISDTARFRMHIDFDEANAAAVSGFTLGQIVLQKQLSN comes from the coding sequence GTGGAAGGCATTATTAAAGCTGTAATGGAAGCAATTAAGGGAGCCGGGCTTGTGGAAGTGGAGGTCTCTGCAAGACACATCCATTTATCAGAAGAGGATTTGGAATTTCTGTTCGGTAAGGGTGCAAGTCTGACACCGAAAAGGGAATTGTCCCAGATAGGACAATTCTTGGCAGAGGAAAGAGTAAACCTCATTGGACCCAAGGGAAGAAAAAATCGTATAGCCATATTGGGGCCTGTAAGAAAGGATACGCAGGTTGAACTATCCAAAAGCGACTGTGTTGACTTAGGAGTGAAAGCACCGGTTAGAGAATCGGGAGATGTAGAAGGTTCAGGTGTAATTTCCATTGAAGGCCCCTGCGGTATACTTGATATTAAGCAGGGTGTTATCGTAGCACATCGGCATATACATGTCCCAAAGGATGTTGCCAAAAAACTGGGTCTGAAAGACAAAGACAGACGAAATGTTCAGATTTACAGTGACCGTCCGGTTATCTTTAACGATGTTATTATACGTATCAGTGATACAGCACGTTTTCGTATGCACATTGATTTTGACGAGGCTAATGCTGCAGCTGTGAGCGGTTTTACTCTGGGGCAAATTGTGTTACAGAAACAGTTAAGCAATTGA
- the eutL gene encoding ethanolamine utilization microcompartment protein EutL: MKRDPVRASVLATKIIPNVSPELARELKLAPDQKSLALITADCDDVTYTALDEATKKAVVSVVYAKSFYGGAANANTKLAGEVIGILAGPNPAEVKSGLEAAVDTIEREAYFVSANEDDSIAYYAHCISRTGTYLSESAGIREGEALAYLIAPPLEAMYGIDAALKAADVTLCVLYAPPSETNFGGALLTGSQSACKAACEAFAAAVEFVAENPRV; this comes from the coding sequence ATGAAAAGAGATCCAGTAAGAGCAAGTGTCCTTGCGACAAAAATTATTCCCAATGTTAGTCCTGAGTTGGCAAGAGAATTGAAGTTGGCACCAGATCAAAAATCCTTAGCTTTAATTACTGCTGACTGTGATGATGTAACCTATACAGCTTTGGATGAAGCAACAAAGAAAGCGGTTGTTTCGGTGGTATATGCTAAAAGTTTTTATGGTGGTGCAGCGAATGCCAATACAAAGCTTGCCGGAGAAGTAATTGGTATACTTGCCGGACCCAATCCGGCAGAAGTAAAAAGTGGTTTGGAAGCTGCGGTTGATACCATTGAAAGAGAAGCCTATTTTGTCTCTGCCAATGAGGATGATAGCATTGCCTATTATGCGCACTGTATATCAAGAACCGGAACATATCTTTCAGAAAGTGCAGGCATCCGAGAGGGTGAGGCATTGGCCTACTTAATTGCACCACCTCTTGAAGCTATGTATGGAATTGATGCGGCACTAAAGGCAGCCGATGTAACTCTTTGTGTGTTATATGCACCACCATCAGAAACTAACTTTGGTGGCGCTCTACTTACCGGAAGTCAGTCAGCCTGCAAGGCAGCGTGTGAAGCCTTTGCCGCAGCTGTGGAATTTGTTGCAGAAAACCCCAGAGTGTAG
- a CDS encoding ATP-binding protein: MKVITEAIVREELKGKEPEYYYVEEGELLSPAAREYLQQRRIKIGTKEEAQSFPQASEKAALREAPTKEVTVQVPKYTDYESGAFYMEKPEHMTQLTGNTLVPKNHLRIHFRGKLDTLQAMVILTQATLAEAEGNKKIIEDLNDIKNILMDIMRCDILEETLSEHTIIGLTHKELRERSHDPQKFFNIKQMTMPDYTMGKTYALLNRLRTAIRETEVSAADAFLMGAKCTRSDIIEEFNRLSSALHIMMCMYLAGLYR, encoded by the coding sequence ATGAAAGTAATTACGGAAGCAATAGTCAGAGAAGAGCTGAAAGGAAAAGAACCTGAGTATTACTATGTGGAAGAAGGGGAATTGCTTTCGCCGGCGGCCAGAGAATATCTGCAGCAACGCAGAATAAAGATAGGAACAAAAGAAGAAGCTCAATCCTTTCCTCAGGCTTCTGAAAAAGCAGCTTTACGAGAGGCTCCTACTAAGGAAGTTACGGTGCAGGTTCCTAAATATACCGATTATGAATCTGGGGCTTTTTATATGGAAAAGCCGGAGCATATGACCCAGTTAACTGGTAATACGCTGGTGCCTAAAAATCATTTGCGTATTCATTTTCGTGGTAAATTAGACACCTTGCAAGCAATGGTTATTTTAACGCAGGCAACTTTGGCAGAAGCAGAAGGAAATAAAAAAATTATAGAGGATCTTAATGATATAAAGAATATTCTCATGGATATCATGCGCTGTGATATTTTAGAAGAAACCTTATCGGAACATACCATTATTGGACTAACTCACAAAGAGTTAAGGGAGCGTTCTCATGATCCCCAGAAATTTTTTAATATAAAACAAATGACAATGCCGGACTACACTATGGGTAAAACCTATGCCTTATTAAATCGTCTGCGTACGGCGATAAGGGAAACGGAAGTCTCTGCAGCAGATGCATTTTTAATGGGAGCAAAATGTACCAGAAGTGACATTATAGAGGAATTTAACCGTTTATCCAGTGCTTTGCACATAATGATGTGTATGTATCTTGCAGGGTTATATCGCTAG
- a CDS encoding sensor histidine kinase: MDRVEELCRKFTDLNDDEIMNIRMMANMLQPLANLEDADIFVDCPCKDGDAIVVAEAKPSGVPSAYQNSVVGMFAKYENEPAVSRTLCLGISTKHMKALTQESTHVVQSVEPINFGERTIGALIREKRLDEKYVASKRLHLSRKNFEKMADAISNIGDENSWLTEYIEEGLLLISKEGRVTFRNTVAKELYKNLGYVEDVLGQVYENICLVRTEIKGHKNMYAFAETTVGKHTLCIRHVKLDKEDTYLAVVIRDITWMKEQEKELILKSVAIKEMHHRVKNNLQTIASLLRLQSRHCDSEETRRVLAETLERILAISATHQLLAQNGVDQVKIGEVLMTIRNNTLRYYATPGFDIDFEIEGDDFEVDSDVSTSVALVVNELLQNSLKYAFIDRDEGRVKIIVTKGVLYSSIRIIDDGSGFDVERVDENGLGLNIVKALIKDRLRGSLDIKSSEEGTCVSFQFINQTIDITNVT, translated from the coding sequence ATGGATCGAGTTGAAGAGCTTTGCAGGAAATTTACTGACTTAAATGATGATGAAATCATGAATATCCGCATGATGGCAAATATGTTACAGCCTCTGGCAAATCTGGAGGATGCGGATATATTTGTGGATTGTCCTTGTAAGGATGGAGATGCCATTGTAGTAGCAGAAGCTAAGCCTTCAGGGGTTCCTTCCGCCTATCAAAACAGCGTGGTAGGCATGTTTGCAAAATATGAAAATGAGCCTGCTGTTTCAAGGACCCTGTGCCTTGGAATTAGTACCAAACATATGAAGGCACTTACCCAGGAAAGCACACATGTTGTCCAGTCAGTGGAGCCGATTAACTTCGGAGAACGAACAATTGGTGCATTAATCAGGGAAAAGAGGCTGGATGAGAAATACGTTGCCAGCAAGCGGCTCCACTTGTCTAGAAAAAACTTTGAAAAAATGGCAGATGCCATTTCTAATATTGGTGATGAAAATTCATGGTTGACGGAATATATCGAGGAAGGTCTCTTGCTCATTAGCAAAGAAGGACGTGTCACCTTCCGTAATACGGTAGCAAAAGAATTATATAAAAATCTTGGTTATGTGGAAGATGTACTTGGTCAGGTATATGAGAATATTTGTCTGGTTAGAACAGAGATAAAGGGACATAAGAATATGTATGCCTTTGCAGAGACAACCGTTGGCAAACACACTTTATGTATTCGACATGTGAAGCTAGATAAGGAGGACACGTATCTGGCGGTAGTAATCCGCGATATAACATGGATGAAAGAACAAGAAAAAGAATTGATATTAAAATCAGTTGCAATTAAGGAAATGCACCACAGGGTCAAAAACAATCTGCAAACAATAGCTTCACTCTTAAGGTTGCAATCAAGGCATTGTGATAGCGAAGAGACAAGAAGGGTTCTGGCTGAGACATTAGAGAGGATACTTGCGATTTCAGCAACCCATCAGCTGTTGGCTCAAAATGGTGTGGATCAGGTTAAAATCGGAGAAGTCTTAATGACTATACGTAATAATACCCTTCGATATTATGCAACTCCTGGTTTTGACATAGATTTTGAAATAGAAGGAGATGATTTTGAAGTGGATTCAGATGTTTCTACTTCCGTAGCCCTTGTGGTGAATGAATTACTCCAAAATTCATTAAAGTATGCTTTTATAGACCGGGACGAAGGACGGGTAAAGATTATAGTTACAAAAGGAGTACTATATTCAAGTATACGAATCATAGATGATGGCTCGGGATTTGATGTAGAGCGGGTAGATGAGAACGGCTTAGGGTTAAATATCGTAAAGGCCTTGATTAAGGACAGGCTTAGGGGGTCTTTAGATATAAAATCATCCGAAGAGGGTACCTGTGTTAGCTTTCAGTTTATAAACCAGACAATTGATATAACCAATGTGACGTAA
- the eutJ gene encoding ethanolamine utilization protein EutJ, whose amino-acid sequence MDFEQVDAYMARVEESEQVIFKPVSSKLKVGLDLGTAYIVIVVLDEEDNPIACEKQAASVLKDGVVVDYLGALTIVKNLKAKLESRLGVELTSCAIAMPAGTESSVRTHEYVAEGAGFIVTNVLDEPTAANSIYQIQDGVVVDIGGGTTGLAIFKDGNVISTEDEATGGTHVSLVLSGNYHISFEEAEKIKQDYKRHKEILPIVKAVIEKMATIIGKYVDKEQVDAIYLCGGTCCLTGIEEIIEKRVGIKTLKAKNPFLVTPTGIAKNCKI is encoded by the coding sequence ATGGACTTTGAACAAGTGGATGCCTATATGGCAAGAGTGGAAGAATCAGAGCAAGTGATTTTTAAACCCGTAAGCAGTAAATTAAAGGTGGGATTGGACTTAGGTACGGCCTATATAGTAATAGTTGTATTGGATGAGGAAGATAACCCCATAGCTTGTGAGAAACAGGCGGCGAGTGTGCTAAAGGATGGCGTAGTAGTAGACTATCTGGGCGCTCTAACGATTGTTAAAAATTTAAAAGCAAAGCTAGAAAGCCGACTGGGGGTAGAGCTTACTTCTTGTGCAATTGCCATGCCAGCAGGGACAGAGAGCAGTGTGCGCACTCATGAATATGTTGCGGAAGGTGCAGGCTTTATAGTTACCAATGTGCTGGATGAACCTACGGCAGCCAATTCCATATACCAGATACAAGATGGTGTAGTGGTGGATATTGGCGGTGGCACCACGGGTCTTGCCATCTTTAAGGACGGGAATGTAATAAGTACAGAGGATGAAGCAACAGGAGGTACTCATGTTTCCCTGGTTTTATCCGGCAATTATCATATTAGTTTCGAGGAAGCGGAAAAAATAAAACAGGATTATAAAAGACACAAGGAAATACTTCCTATTGTAAAAGCTGTAATCGAAAAGATGGCCACGATTATCGGAAAATATGTGGACAAGGAACAGGTGGATGCTATCTATCTTTGTGGTGGTACCTGTTGCCTTACAGGGATTGAAGAAATTATAGAAAAGCGAGTTGGCATAAAGACTCTGAAAGCCAAAAACCCTTTTCTTGTTACACCGACAGGGATAGCAAAGAACTGTAAGATATAA